GTTTCCTTTGTTAGTGGGCATTACTTCGATTTCGAGTGTGCTAGAAGAAATAAATAAGGCGTGAACGCACGAATTGCACTCAATCGGTCGTCACGCTCTGGCCGGACCGCTATCGCAATACGCAGACCACTTTTTCGAACACACCCATCCCTACGAATACCGCACACATCGCCTGCCGGTAGCTATGGAAAATAGAATCCCATCGCGAACTTTAAGAGCGGATCTGCCTCCCACACTAAATGTCGCCATTATCCAATCATTTTTTTAAACTGGCTAAAGTCTCAGCCTGGAGGGTGATTCACCCCCTTGCGCGCCACTTTTGCATTGTCAAACAAAACGAGCGTTTACTTGCCTGCTTCTTATGCATCAGGCACTGATGAAGCGTTTGTGATCCTTGTTCACAAGGCTACGAACGATTGCATTCTTACCGTGTGCTGAATCCTGGATCGTGGTGTCTATCTCGCCTAAACGCCAAATGCGAATACGCGTTTGTTGAGCATCGTGATCTGCCAACATCTGTCGCCCACGAAACATTCCAGCAAATGCTATGTGCACGCGGATTTTGCGGTAATTTCCCCACAACACGACTTCATATTGGGGGCCCGGACCTAGTAAGACTAGAAGCGCTGGTTCACTAGCAACAAGCAAGATCTGGAGCCATGTGAAGGAGACTTCAATAAGTTCCTAGTACTAGCAAAAGCCCTTTAAAGATCGGCAGGACAAACCTTCTATCGAGTGACGTCACAACCACCAAAGGGCCGACAAAGAACGTGGCAGCCAAGTGCCCTGTGAAGTGACATCTTGCGGGGCTGATCCACAGAATCGATCATTGTTTTCGAAAAGCTGGGCGTTACAGGAAGGATCGGGTACTAGTTTGATCGCTCGTCATCGCTCGAAAACTTTGTTGCGATCAACTGGCCGTCTTTTAGTTGAAAGTGTATGTCCCCAAGGGTCTGAGCTTCACTTTGGTTGTGGGTCACATGCAAGATCGTGACGCTCTGTTTGAGCTCCCCTAGCAGCGACTGGATCTCGATCCGCGTGGCTTCGTCCAGTGCACTCAGCGGCTCGTCAAGCAGCAATACCGACGGATGGAATGATAGTGCTCTGCCGAGCGCCACTCGCTGTGATTCACCTCCGCTGAGGTTGGTGACCCCTCGTTTCATCAAATGGTCGAGCCCGAGCATTGCTGCCAATTCGTCAATGCGGTGCTGTGTCCCCGCCTTCGTCCAACCGCGAAGTTTCAACGCGAAGGATAGGTGCTCGGCGACGGTGTGAGTCGGAAACAGGGCTAAATCTTGGGGGACATAGCCCACATCGCGATCGCCTGGCAGCCAATCGCTTACGTCATTGCCATCGATCAACACCTTTCCGCAGGAGACTTTGCGAAGCCCACAGATCGTTTCCAGAATGGTCGTTTTGCCACGACCGGTTCTCCCCATCAACACCGCATAGGCTCCACGGGGCACAACCATATTGATTCGATGCAACTGGAATTCGCCTGCGACAATTGAGACATCTTGGAGCTCGATCACGCGTTCAGTCCCGTTCCGAGAATCCGCAAGATCAAGAGCACGACGATCGCCATCGCAACCATCAACAGTGATACCGCGACAGCCGAATCCAGCTCCCCCACACTGAGTTCTAGAAACACCGTGGTCGACAAAACCTCGGTCCTCATTCGTGTCGCCCCTGCGAAAACCAAAATCGGGCCGAATTCGCCAAGTGATCTCGCCCACGCGATCGTTGTCGCCGCGATCATCCCCCGCCGAGCTTGCGGTAAAGTGACTGTCAAAAATGCCTGCCCGCGAGTACAGCCGAGCGTTCTGGCGACGTCTTCGGTCCGCGGGTCGATCTGATCAAAGGTGACTCGCATGGTTCGCACAGCGAAAGCACAGGCAACAGAAAACTGTGCCAGCACAACCGCCGGCCAGCGGTAGGTCACGGGGAAACCTAGATCCCCCAAGAATGTTTCCAGTTGCCAATCACCGATCTTTTGATGAAACAAGATCAGCAGGCTAAGCCCCAGCACCAGCGGTGGCAAAACGATCGGGATGTCGACAATCGTATCGACCAGCCAGCGAAGCGGAAACCGATAGCGACTGAGCAGATACCCCAACGGTACGGCAACCCATAACGACAGGATTGCCGCAACCGAGCAACTGGTAATCGTCAGCTTCATTGCAGCGATGATTTCCGGCTTTGCCAAAGCCGCTCGGAAGTCGGCAACGGATGTGAATCGCAAATCGGCGATCAGCAGCAAGACAATCAGCAAGATAAACGTCGCCGAAATCCCACCCATCACAATGAAAAATGGCGCATCGCTACGTCGGCGTCTTCGGTCAGAGCGTCGCGATTGGCCGATCCGTTCATTCGTCTGCGATGCCGGCGTTGTCTGCACCGACTCTTGATCCAAGCTCATTGACCGGTCGGCTCCCAACGCCAACTGAAACCTTCTGATATGAACGCGTCTTGCGATTTTGCGCTACAAATCTGCTGGAATAGACGGCCGGCCAAATTGGGAAAAGGCGAATCCTTGGCGACAGCCCAAGGCTGCGTCGCGATACTGCACTCGATCCCTTCGATTCGAATCGCTTGTAAAAAATCGCCAGCGCCAGCGGCATTGCTAAGATAGGCCACTGCTGCGTCCAGTGAGCCTGCTTGAAGCTGATTGACAAGCATGTCCCCCGTCGGTGTTTGCACCGTCACATTGGGCATGATCTCTTCCTGGACACCACCTTCGCGGAACGTATTCTGCGTTATCCAGCCCATCGCACATTGTTTTTCGTGACCGATACCGACTCGCAAACCTTCGCGAGCCAAATCCTTCAAGCTTTGGATCCCCTTTGGGTTTCCCTTTTGAACCAAGATAACCAATTCATTGTTGCTGACAGTCACAGGTTCGGGAAACAAGTCGTGAACTTGATTCATGAATTCCAAATCACATGCGAAATAGGCATCCGGTTCCTGTCCGGCTTTCATCTGTGCGACCAAAATTCCGCATCCGTTGTAGACTCGATTGACTACAACGCCCTCACGAGTCTCAAACTCCTTGATCGTTTCCTCGATTGCGGGACGCAGCATCGAGCCGGCAAAAATCGAAAGCTCCGGCGTGTCGGCCCATTTATCACCGACGCCAACGCTAAAGCCAAACTCTTTGTACTGGCCGAGCCCACGATCACTTGCCGTTAAATAGCGGGCAAAGTGCAATCCCAAAGCCGGCTTATTGGATTGCTTGATGACTCCAATCGCGATATCCGAGGATGCTTCGGACAGTTCATCGAGCGTGATAAAGTCAACGTCCTCGAAGGTTCGCAACACGGCGTCATAGACGATTCCGGCGTCGGCCGCCCCGATCGCGATATCGCTGGCGACTTCGTTGACAGTCGCACGCATCGTGACTGCGGCACTTTCCAGAGCGTCCCATTGTTGCTGATCTTGCAAAACCCGCTTGGTGACTTTTCCAATCGCTGCTGTATCGGGGTTTGCCAAAACCAAACGGACATCACTTCGGCGAAGGTCGTTTATGCTCTGGATCGACTTTGGATTGCCTTTCGCGACGGCGACAACGGCGCGCATTTTTGCGACCGGAATCGTTTCCGCGATCAGCCCTTTGTCTTCGGCGATTTCGAGATAGCTGTCATCGGCAGGCAAAAACAAGTCACCCTTTTGCGCAACTTCGATCGACGAAAGCAACGTTTGCGAAGGTCCGTATTGAATCTCAATTCGCCCGCCACACTCTTCTTCGTAGCGCTCTTTGACGGCTTCCATCACAGCACGATTGCTGGCAGCGCAAAACAGCTGGATTGCTGCGCTGGACGGTGTGACGCCTGTGCTTTGACGCGGCGCATTCTCTCGCCCTGAATCGCTCATGGAGTAGATCAATCCGCCTAGGACCAGCACGGAAGCTAACATCCAGCCAATTGCTCGAACCATTTTTCGCTACCTGTTACCTTTTTCGTCCAGGTGGAATCGGAACCAAAGTTGGCTGCCGATTGGTCCCTTCGACATCGGACCGGTCTGGTGGACGATTTTCCACGCTACCGAACAATTCGCTATCCCATTGACAGTGAATTAACAAATCGAACCCTGGATTCTGTTCTTTCACTTGGCAGGAACAAGCGCCGGCAAGAAACTGTGTGAGTTCTTTGACCATCGTCGATGTGGTGTTTTCGGCAGACAAGACTTCGAGTGCGCGCCCGCGTCCGAAGACAGGAACCAACAGTGGTTGCCTGCCTTTGAAGGCCTCGGGTCGTATCCCGCCAAACAGTTCCACCAAAAAGCGTTCGCGGTCATCGTTGGGATCAATCTCGACGATGCTGAAACGAACCACCAACGGAACATCGGCATATAGTTCCGACCCTGGCAAGCCAATCCCTTCGGGCAACTGGACGTCGGATTCCAGCTGCGTGAACGTCGATTCGAGCATCGACCGAGCAGCTGCGTTCTTCGCTTCGTCGGAAGATTTGATCATCAGCCAAATGACGCTATGACCAGCGAGCAAACGCTTTTGCAATTCCTGACGAACCGGGGATCCGAGCAACTGCTCCACGTTCAGCTCGTCGAGCGGCTGATCAAAATGATTGATAAATCGTCCGTTGCCGACCTTGGTTCGGACAACCAAATACGGCAGCGACTTGGCTTTGCTTTCGACCTGCTTCCACAAGTTGCCGTAGGCATCGTCGATCGGCTTTGCCGTATCGACGACGGTGACTTTTACATTGATTGCTACATCGGGACCGTCAGCCATATCTGTAATCCGCCGCAGCCTTTGCTGAGCCGAATCTGGAAGCCCTTCGGCACTGAAGACGATCAATTCGATGCGATCAGGTTGCCATCGTTCCAACGCGTAGCGAAAGACAGGAATGTTGCAGGCATGTGCGATCGTCGGCATCACCAAAGCGATCGCGACGATCAGTGTGATGGTCCGCAGGGCTGGTACCGACTGCACGGGCACCAACTGCGGAAATCGACAACGCGGTTGCTGACGATCACGCATTATTGTGCCGCCTTGCCGAAGCAGATGACGCCACCATCAAGAGTCGTCAAATACAGCTTGCCATTTGCACCAGCCAGTCCGTCCCAAGTCGGCAACGATTCGATGGGCAGCTGGCTATCGATTTTCCCGGTGTCGATATTGACCGCTAAAAGCTTCGCCCCTTCGTCCCCCATCAAGATCTTGTCTTGTTCGGCGAGCAAGGCTTGGACTTCGGGATCACTCTCGCTGAGCTGTTTGAAGGTTTCCTCTTCGTTGATCGAATCTCGCGGCCCGACCACAAACAGCTTGTTTCCAGCCAACACCATGCCTCGAACATAGATCGGAACTTCCTTTGCCCATTTCGGATCAACCAAGCTATTGCTTTGGCGTGCATTGGCGTTCGCATTCTTGCCATTGTTTTTGGCGATCTTGAACTGAATCGCCTTGCCGAATTTGCCTTCGACAACCTTTCCGCCATCAACAGTTCCGCTGTTCCGGTGCAAACTGTGATCACGTGCGGTACCGTCGTCGAAACTGACTGCCAAGACTGCGTCGGGGGAAATTTCGTTTCCGGATTCGTACCGTCGCTTGATCTGTTCGGCTGTTGCGGCGATGAAATACAGACGAACTTCATCGATCACGCCACCGAATTGACTTGGCGATTCATAAGTCCCGACCGCTGACAGGCTATCGGCACCGACGTCCATCCCTTGCGCGGGATCGGTCGTCAGTAGCCCGGCGGCTTTCCCTTCTGAAACCAAGTCACCATCGACGTACAGCTTGACCGCACCGTCCGCTTCCAGAACTCCCACGAGGTGATGCCAGCCACCGACAATTCGTTTCGATCCCGTCACCGTGGTCAGCTTCTTATCCACTCGGACATGAAACTCTGGCAAGCCCGCTTTGAGTGACAAGGCAAAGCCTTCGGTCGGACCGCCACGTGCGATAACAACACCTTGTGGACGCAGCGATGTCATCCATGCTTCGACTGTGATTGGCTTGCCCTTCGGATTAAGGCTTTCTGTTTTAGGAAACGAAGCTGATGGCACAGAAGCCGGGCCTTGCCGACGTCCGAAGTCCTTGGGGATCTCAGGCGGGTTTTGCTCGGCCGCGAAAAGCTGATGCTCAAGCACCGTTGTCCAACGCAGATATTGTGGTTTGCGGCCGTAACCGTAAACGTAGCCGTTCCCTTTGACCAAGATTCTGCCAGATGGGGCGAATCGGCCGGCTTGGTAGTATCCGCCGTGTCCACCAGCAAAGCTCTGTCCCATAACCCAATAGGATCGGTGGAACCACGTATCGTCCAGGAACCCCATCGGTGCAAAGATGTGTGCGTCCTCACCACGTTGCTTGGAAGCTTGAGTGGCAAAGTCACCCGAATTCGGACCGATTTCGAGGCGATTACCGTCGAAGTCGAACTTCTGCGACTTCATATAAAGATGACGCCCATCAGTGGACAGGATGTCTGGCAAGCCAACCGGCATCTGCAAGATCTGAAGCTTTTCCTGGATATTGTTACCCGTATCCGGGTTGGTTTCGTCCAAGATCCGTTCGAATTGCTGTTGCCCGGATGCGAGATCAAGTTTGATCAATCGCAATCCACCATCGATAAAGATCGAACGCCCCGCAACGCAGTACACCGATCCGTCATGGATTAGAACGCTGCCGTGAACTGGCCACAGCGATTCAAGTTGCTCGTATGCCATCGCACGTCGATCAAGCGGTGCCGCTCGGTATCGCCACACCAATTGGCCCGATTCATCCAGACAATAAACACGACCGTCAGCACAGCCGAACACGACCCTTCCTTGCGCAACCGTTGGCGGCGAATCGATACGGGCACCTGCGGTAAATGACCATTCGGTCTGGCCGTTCTTTTCGTCGATCGCATGCAGCGTATGCTGGTCAATTTGAGCGATATAAACCTTGCCGCCTGATATCACTGGCGAGGTCAACCGTCCGCCCAAGTTCACACGCCATTGAATGTCCACGTCAGAATTGACCGGCCCCGTTGTCGTGCCACTGCGATTGGAATCATGGCGATAAGTCGGCCAATCATCCGACGAGGGATCACTTTCTGGTGCAAGTGCCGCACCGTAGGCAGGTCCTTTGACCAAGCGACCTTCTTCGGGAACCTCATCAGGAATCGGACGAGTGGGTGCGACAGGTGCCAGTGCATTGAAGCCATAAAGCTTGGCTTCGGGATAGCACGCACAGTTATGAGGTGGTGCATAGGTCAAACCGTTGCAAGGCAACACGCCATACAAGCATCCGCCGCGAACCCAGTGATGGATATCCCAATGTTCTTGGTCCGGATCGACGAATTCGATCCCCGTTCGCGAAGGCATCAAGAAGTTATCGGTCGCCTTGGCGATATAGCAACGGTGGTGAAACCAATAGGTGTCCACGTCGGGTGCGAATGACTTTTTGATTTCACCGGTTTTGGGATCGCGACCGGTGTAGACGCCCGAGTCACGTCCGCTGGTTAGCGGCGCGAGCCACACCAGGCCGTCAACAACCATCAAGTCCTGTGGTGATTGGTAACCACTGTTGGGAAATTCCGCATCCCAAAGCCGCTGGCCGCTTTTGGCATCCAAACTGACCATTTTTCCGTCGCCACCGGCGTACAAGACGACATCGTCGTGCAAGACCAAACGCGGACCAAAGTTAAACGTGAATGAATCACGTCGCGTCACCGGATCGCTGCTCCAAGCACTTTCGCCATCCTGCTGGTTCAGGCTAATGATGCGTTCGCCATCGTGGAAATAAACTTTGCCGTCGTTCGCCGATAGAGACAGTGGCGAAACGATCGACTTCTTTGACCACAACCGCTCACCCGTATTCGCATCAAAGGCCATCAAGACACGAGGCTCTTCATTCCAGAAAATGCTACGTGATCTTGCTTGGTCACCGACCGTTCCAAACAACGGCGCGTAGTTTTGCAGTTCTGCTTCACCTTTGCGGACGACCAAGAACAAACGATCGCCTGTCGAGATAATTTCTTCGGTCGCATCGCTGTCGGCGTATTCTTGAATGACATCGCCCGTTTCGGCGTCCAGTGCGACCAACGGTGCGTTGTATCCCAAGGTCGCATAGACGCGATCTTCGGTGCAAACTAATCGACGCGCCAGTTGGCTCGGTCCGCTCTTCAAGGGCCAAAGATGGGATTGCCAAGAACTGATGTCTTTCTTCCAAAGCACGGTCCCGTTGAACGCGTCGCGTGCGATCAATTTCCATTTCGATGGCAACTGAATCGAGATGCGGCTGCCTTCGTCCATGATGTAAAACATGCGACCGCCAGCGGAAACCAACGCACTCATGCTGGCCATACGGTCGTGGTGCCGTGACCAACGCGGGCTGCCAACCCACTGCAAGTGCCGCGGAGGTGCGACAACGTCATCGTGCGCGACCGAGTTGCCGGTCGGGTCATGCAGGTAGTGAGTCCATTCGTCGATGTTGTCGGGACGGGCTTTTGTGTGTCGTTCCCAACCGTCGCCCTTCTTTACGAGCGCCACACCGTTGGGAACCAACACGCGCATGATCTCTTCCAGCGAAGCAAGATCCTGCGAATCGGCGATCAAGAGATTGACCATGTTGTCAACGTACGGCAACTGATCGCCGGGAAGTTGATCGACCGCGACATCGCCGTATCCTCCGCCAGCGCGAATCTGCTTGCGAAGTTGCCCCACCGCTTTCTCGCCATCGAGCAAGACCTGAACTTGGACAGACTCACTGCTACCAAGGGCTTTGGCAAGTTCTGCGTCCTGGCAACCGAGGTACACAAAGAAGCCTGCTCGCACATCGGCTTGCTTGATCAGATCTTGAGCATCCGAAACGGGATCGGCCCAAGCGGATCCTAGACATGTCGAAACCAAAACCACGAGGCCCAACAAAGGGCGGTTCAACCAGGCAGGTCGCATCGAATGACTCCGGGCGGGGGGAGGTAGATTGGCCTCCATTGTAGCCCAGTCAAGGTGCGAAGGTGTTGCGTCAACCTAGCCCTTTGGCGCTCAAGTCACATAAATCGGCTCCATACCGAAACAGGATCGAGCGTCGATCGTCAGCGTCACCTTGCAGTCGTCAAAGACACGAAATCGATATGGGTTTATGACTCTCAAACGAGCCAATCGACATTTCTTTGGCAGTATCGCGACAGCCTAGTTCTCGTTCACCCGTTGAACAGTCAATTCGATTGCGGTGATCAAGGCGCGCGCTTTGTTCATCGTTTCATCGTATTCCGCGTCGGGATCACTATCGGCCACGACACCACAACCGGCCTGTACATAGACGGTTCCGTCTTTGATGACCATCGTCCGCAGCGCGATGCAGGTATCCATGTTGCCTCGATAATCAACCCAGCCGACGGCACCGGCGTAGGGACCACGACGATGAGGCTCGATTTGATCGATCACTTCCATCGCCCTCACCTTGGGGGCACCGGAAACGGTTCCCGCTGGCAAGGCGGCCTTGAGTGCGTCAAATGCGTCCAGTCCTTCGCGAAGCTTTCCTTGGACTTCGCTGCTGATGTGCATCACATGGCTGTAACGTTCGACAACCATGATTTCTGTCAGCTCGATCGAGCCGAACTGGGCGACACGACCGACATCGTTTCGCCCCAAGTCGACCAACATTACGTGTTCGGCACGTTCCTTCGGGTCCGCTAGCAATTCTTGCTCAAGTGCCTTGTCTTCTTTTTCCGTTTGGCCACGTTTTCGAGTCCCGGCGAGAGGCCGAACCGTCACCACGGAATCTTCCACACGGCACATGATCTCGGGAGAACAGCCGACGAGAACACAATCGCCTGTCCGCAGATAAAACATGAACGGGCTGGGATTGACCACCCGCAATGAACGATAGATTTCGAGCGGGTCGACATCGGTTTTCACCGACAAGCGTTGGCTAGGTACGACCTGGAAGATATCGCCGGCACGGATGTATTCGACACATTGCCGAACGGCGTCGCCAAAGGTTTCCCGTGTAAAGTTGGAGGTAATCTCCATCGGGTTTTCTTTGGACGCCTGTCTCCAGATCCCTTCGTCCCACGCGGCTGGCTTGAATTGGTCGCCGCCGGTCCCCATCAAACGGTCAATGGTTTGATCGACTTGATTTGATGCAGCTTGATAGGTCTGATCGGCGGAGTCTTCGCTATCGATGTCGCGGCAGTCCGCCAACGTGACGACCGTGATGGTCTTGTCGACGTGATCGAAGACGCACACGGTGTGGTAAAAGGCAAAGTCCAGATCTGGAATGCCACGATCGTCTTCCGGGGCATTGGGCAGGTTTTCGACGTAGCGAACGACGTCATACCCGGCGTACCCGATCGCACCGCCGACAAACGGTGGCAACTCGTCTAGCTGAGCAACGGTTTTGTCGAGGTATTTTCGAAAAGCGTTCAGCGGATCCGGGTCATCGAATTCTTGGACAACTTTGCCGAGCTGCAAATCGGTGACTTGAACGGTTTGGCGAGTCGCGGCGAATCGCAAGATCGGATCGACCGCCAAGAAGCTATAGCGACCGACTTTTTCACCACCGATGACACTTTCGAACAAGCAAGCGCCGCCGCCTTGCTGATTCTCCGAAGACGAATCGAGCCGGCGAAATGCGGTCACCGGTGTCAAAGCGTCACTCAACAAGCGACGATAAACCGGCACAAAATCGTACTCACGTGCCAGTGCAGCAAACGCGTTGGGGGTAGGGTGATGCATTGACAGTTAAAAACAGTAACGTGACGACGATTGAAGGAGAGACGAGGGTGCGGCCCATTGGGCTAGCCATCGGCTCAGCCGCACCCGTTTGTCGAGGTTTTCAGTTAAATCCAGCTGACGCGGAAGCAGCCATTCTTTTCTCGATCAGCAGTCTTTTCCACGCATCGGACGAATGTTGCGACGTTTTGACCGCGACGGGCACCTAGTTTCGTCACCGAAACGGTCGCCGTGTAGGGGGCTGACGTGCGGAAGACGTCCCACCCGGCGAAAAGGTTCGTTGCCTTTGCGGGTGTGGCTTTCAATTCCCTTTTCAATTCCCAGGAATCCCACCGACAGGGCTGATGTTGCGGCACATCTTACCCCGACAACTGGTACTGGGTTGGTTTTGAATTAGGCGAGCGATAGAATCGAACTTGTGCGGAAATCATTTCGCAGTGGGTCTCGTTCCCCCGCTGCCCTTTTCTATCAAAGACACGACCAACGCTCGATCGACCGTGGAACACACATGCTCGATCGAACTTGCCGTCCGAAGAAGTCGTCTGGGTTGAAGAGCTTGAACCGCGATACGCACCAGTCATAGCCTGGCCGATGGCTACGCTGAACCTGGCAAACGTTGCAACAGAACCGGTAGCAAACCATGAAGTGCCAATTTTGTGAAAAGCCGGCGACCTTTCACATCACCGAGCTAACCGAACCGACTGGCCCACAGGTGATGCACCTTTGCGAAGAGCACGCCAAGGGTTTCTTACACAAAGGCGCCAGCTCACCAATGGCGGCCATCACGACGGCACTTGCCAAACAGCTCGGTCAATTGGGTCAAAGTAGCGATGACCTCGAAGAGCTGGACCAGAAGAAGTGCCCTGTGTGTGGAATCACTTTTCGCGAGTTCCGAAACAGCGGCCGACTCGGTTGCCCGTATGATTACACGCACTTTGAAGCCGACTTGCGCCCGTTGCTGGTCAACGTTCATGACCGAACCGAACACGTCGGAAAAAGCCCCAACCGCTCGACCAATACGGCGGACTCGCTAGCACGTATGATTAAGTTGCGAAGCGAGATGGATCAAGCGATCAAGCAAGAAGACTACGAACGTGCTTCGGAGATTCGTGACGAGCTGAAGTCGATGGCGACCCCGGCAACGCCACCTGAATCCGAAACACCACCTTCCCCAGAAACGGATGACGAATCGTGAAACGCGATGCTGATTTTGAACAGCTTGCACGCTACACCGGTGAATGGATGCGAGGCGAAGGCCCGGAATCCGACATCGTGATCAGCACTCGCGTTCGCCTTGCCCGCAACCTTGCTGACTTTCCTTTCATCCGCCGCTGCAGCGAAGATGATCGATTAAGTATCGAACGAAGCGTTCGGGCACGCATGGAAACGATCGCGGACCAACTCTGGGAATCCGCGCAATACGTGGACCTGGAACCGCTATCGGAAATCGATCGTCAATTGCTGGTCGAACGGCAATTGATCAGTCGCGAAATTGCCGAATCGGACGGGTCGCGCGCGGTCGCCTTCGATGCCAGCGAAGGCTATAGCGTGATGATCAATGAAGAAGATCACCTGCGAATCCAAGTCATGCGCAGTGGCTTGGACATGGAAAACACTTGGCAAAAAGTCAATCGTATCGACAACATGCTCGAAGAGGTCATGCTGTATGCGTTTCACCCACGCTATGGCTACCTAACGGCATGCCCCACCAACGTCGGAACGGGATTGCGTGTCAGCGTGATGCTGCACCTTCCGGCATTGGTGATCACCGAACAGATGGATCGCGTGTTCCGCAGCATGCAGCGAATCAACGTGACCGTGCGTGGTCTGTATGGTGAAGGTTCGCAGTACACCGGCGATTTCTATCAAGTCAGCAACCAAGTCACCTTGGGCTACACCGAATCAGAACTTCTAGACTTGGTCGGCAAAGAAGTCGCACCACGTATCATTGAATACGAACGCAAAGCACGCGAAGCGCTCTTAAAGAACAATCGCGACGACTTGCATGACGAAGTCAGTCGCGCGATGGGCATCCTAAGCACTGCCAGAAAGATCAGTAGCGAAGAAACGATGCACCACCTTTCTAAAATCCGACTGGGCATCAGCATGGGACTGATCGAAAAGCCGGACGTGAAGATCATCAACCAACTGTTCTTGCAGTCACAATCGGCCCACTTACAAAAGCTTCAAGGAAGAATCCTTGGCACGGCAGAACGCCACGCCAGGCGAGCCAGCTTTTTGCAACAACATCTGTCGGGTAAAGACGACGCGACGTGGAACTAAGAAACCGTCCACTTTGGTGCATAAGCACCGCGATCGAACGCGAAACGACGCCAGCGAAATTCACTGGCGCCGTGATTGATTGACAAAGCGTGCTTGTGTGAGACTCACAGTCAGACGGGCTAACCTGATCTAAAGTCTGACTCGATCTAAAACGCGGCTTGCTTCCGA
This is a stretch of genomic DNA from Stieleria sp. JC731. It encodes these proteins:
- a CDS encoding UvrB/UvrC motif-containing protein, which translates into the protein MKCQFCEKPATFHITELTEPTGPQVMHLCEEHAKGFLHKGASSPMAAITTALAKQLGQLGQSSDDLEELDQKKCPVCGITFREFRNSGRLGCPYDYTHFEADLRPLLVNVHDRTEHVGKSPNRSTNTADSLARMIKLRSEMDQAIKQEDYERASEIRDELKSMATPATPPESETPPSPETDDES
- the trpE gene encoding anthranilate synthase component I, which encodes MHHPTPNAFAALAREYDFVPVYRRLLSDALTPVTAFRRLDSSSENQQGGGACLFESVIGGEKVGRYSFLAVDPILRFAATRQTVQVTDLQLGKVVQEFDDPDPLNAFRKYLDKTVAQLDELPPFVGGAIGYAGYDVVRYVENLPNAPEDDRGIPDLDFAFYHTVCVFDHVDKTITVVTLADCRDIDSEDSADQTYQAASNQVDQTIDRLMGTGGDQFKPAAWDEGIWRQASKENPMEITSNFTRETFGDAVRQCVEYIRAGDIFQVVPSQRLSVKTDVDPLEIYRSLRVVNPSPFMFYLRTGDCVLVGCSPEIMCRVEDSVVTVRPLAGTRKRGQTEKEDKALEQELLADPKERAEHVMLVDLGRNDVGRVAQFGSIELTEIMVVERYSHVMHISSEVQGKLREGLDAFDALKAALPAGTVSGAPKVRAMEVIDQIEPHRRGPYAGAVGWVDYRGNMDTCIALRTMVIKDGTVYVQAGCGVVADSDPDAEYDETMNKARALITAIELTVQRVNEN
- a CDS encoding protein arginine kinase — its product is MKRDADFEQLARYTGEWMRGEGPESDIVISTRVRLARNLADFPFIRRCSEDDRLSIERSVRARMETIADQLWESAQYVDLEPLSEIDRQLLVERQLISREIAESDGSRAVAFDASEGYSVMINEEDHLRIQVMRSGLDMENTWQKVNRIDNMLEEVMLYAFHPRYGYLTACPTNVGTGLRVSVMLHLPALVITEQMDRVFRSMQRINVTVRGLYGEGSQYTGDFYQVSNQVTLGYTESELLDLVGKEVAPRIIEYERKAREALLKNNRDDLHDEVSRAMGILSTARKISSEETMHHLSKIRLGISMGLIEKPDVKIINQLFLQSQSAHLQKLQGRILGTAERHARRASFLQQHLSGKDDATWN